Below is a genomic region from Rhodospirillum centenum SW.
GCCGACGACGACGGGCACCCGCCCGGCATCATGCGCGGCCGCGATCTCCGCCAGCGCCAGATCGCGCCAGCGCGCCGCGCTCATCCGCTCCGACGGCGGAACGATGCCGTAGAGCCGGTGCGGGACCCGCGCCTCCTCGGCCACGGAGGGGCGCGCCGTCAGCACCCGCAGCCCGTCATAGAGCTGCATGCTGTCGGCATTCACGACGGTGCCGGACAGCCGCCCGGCGAGGTCGAGCGCCAGGGCGGACTTGCCGCCGGCCGTGGGGCCGCCGATCAGGAGGACGGGTCGGGTCGCGGGCACGGGGATCGGTCCTGGGTCCGGTGCGGGAGCGGTGGAAGCGTCAAGCTGCCGCTCTTTATCACACCCCGGCGGTGACATGGGTCCGCTTCGGGCCGCGTTTGTACCCGGTCAGATCGCCGACGGGCGACGGTATCGGGGCGGAGCACGCATGCGGGATCTCAGGATCGACTTCTTCCGCGGACTCGCGTTGTGCGCCATCTTCCTGAACCATGTGCCCACGCCGGCGACGCTCCTGACCTGGCGGGCCTACGGGTTCTCGGATGCGGCGGATCTGTTCGTCTTCCTGGCGGGATTCAGTGCCTCGCTGGCCTGGTCGCAGGGGTTCCTGAAGGACGGGCTGTCCGCCTCGCTGAAGGCGGCCCGCCGGGCCTTCGTGCTCTACAAGGCGCATCTCTGCCTCGTCGCGGCCCTGCTGGCGGTGGCGCTGGTCACCGTGCGGCTGACGGGCGACGCGGCGGTGCTGGACTGGATGGCCCTGGAGCATCTGGCCCGCGACCCGGTGGACGGCTGGCTGCGGGTGGCGACCCTGAGCTATCTGCCGACCTATGGCGACATCCTGCCGATGTACGTGGTCTTCATCGGGGGGCTGGCGCTGCTGGGACCGCTGATCGTGCGCCAGCCGGCGGCGGCGCTGCTGCTGTCCGTGCTGCTCTGGCTGGTGGCGGGACGCTACGGGCTGGCCCCGGCCGGCCGGCCCGACGGCGAGGCCTGGTTCTTCAACCCCTTCTGCTGGCAGCTCCTGTTCGTGCTGGGTTTCGTGCTGGGCCAGCGGGCCCGCCGCGGCACGCCGCTGCCGCGCCATCCCCTGCTGGCCGCCGCCGCCGCGGCCATGGTGCTCTACGCCTTCCTGGCGGTGTCGCCCTGGCAGCGGTTCGGGTATGCGCCCGGATTCGTGCTGTTCGACCCGGACCTGCTGCCGCCGCACGGCAAGTCCATGCTGGAGATCGGGCGGCTGCTGCATTTCCTGGCCCTGGCCTATCTCTGCGCCTGGGCGATCCCGCCGCAGGCCCGCTGGCTGGGTCGCGGTCCGGCGGCGCTGTTCCTGCTGATGGGCCGGCACTCGCTGCCCGTCTTCTCCGTCGGCATCGTGCTGTCCACGGTCTGGACGGTGCTGGTGGTGACGACACCGACCACCCCGGGGCTGGAGATCGTCTTCGCCCTGTCGGGGCTGCCGATCCTGATCGCCGTCGCCCTGATGCAGGAGCTGGACGCGCGGCAGGCGGCGGAAGCGGCGCAGGCCGGTCCGGGGACAACAGGCCCGGGACCGGCACTCCCGACGCCCGCCGGCCAGAGGGTCACCGGCCGGGCGGCGGTGGCGTGACGGCGCTTTCGGCCATGGACTTTGCCCGGCAGGGACCGCATAACGGCGGCGCCCCCTCCTCCGGAGTAGCCGCGCATGACACATGTCCTGACCCTGGTCTCCTCCCCGACCGAGCCGGCGCTGGACGACGTCGCCGCCCGTGCCGCCCGCACGGCGTTGCAGGATCTGGGCGCCTCGGCCTCTCCGCCGGACTGGCTGGCGCCGGGCGTGGCCTGCGACATCGGCTTTGACGGGCTGGATGCCGACCAGGCCCAGGCGGCGGCCGCGCAGGCCCTGTCCGGCCTGCCGCTGGACGTCATCGCGCAGCCCGTGGAAGGCCGGCGCAAGGCCGTGCTGGTGGCGGACATGGAGTCCACCATCATCCGGCAGGAGATGCTGGACGAGCTGGGCGAGCTGGTCGGCGCACGCGACCGGATCGCCGCCATCACCCAGCGCGCCATGAACGGGGAGATCGACTTCCGCGGCGCCCTGCGCGAGCGGGTGGCGCTGCTGGCCGGCCTGCCCGCCGGCGTGCTGGCGGACATGATCGGCCGCATCACGCTGATGCCCGGAGCGGCAGCGCTGGTGACGACCCTGCACCGGAACGGCGTCTACTGTGCGCTGGTGTCGGGCGGTTTCAAGGTCTTCACCGACCATGTCCGCGACCTGCTGGGGTTCGACGAGGATCAGGCGAACGACCTGGAGGTGGCGGACGGCAAGCTGACCGGCCGGCCGGTCGAGCCGATCCTGGACAAGGACGCGAAGCTCCAGGCCCTGACCCGCGTCGCCACCGCCCGCCGGGTGCCGCTGTCCGCCACGCTGACGGTGGGCGACGGAGCGAACGACCTGCCGATGCTCCAGGCGTCGGGCCTGGGGATCGCCTTCCATGCCAAGCCCGCCGTGGCGGCACAGGCGCGCGCCCGGGTGGACCATGGCGACCTGACGGCGTTGCTGTTCGCCCAGGGCTACCGCTCGACGGAGATCGCCGGCCGCTGAGCCGCAGCGTGCCGCAAGGCCGCGGACAGAGTCCCGCAGGCCACGGACCGAAAGAAGGAAGGCCGCCGCCCCGGCAGGGACGGCGGCCTTTTCCATATCCGGCCCGGCGGCGCGGGCGGGGATCACTCCTCCGTCAGCGGAACCGCCTGGAAGACCAGCTCGCCGCGGCGCTCGATCAGCAGCAGCAGGGCCTTCTGGCCGGCGTCGCGGGCTTTCTTCACCCGGGCAACGACGTCGGCGGGCGACCCGACCTCTTC
It encodes:
- a CDS encoding OpgC family protein; this encodes MRDLRIDFFRGLALCAIFLNHVPTPATLLTWRAYGFSDAADLFVFLAGFSASLAWSQGFLKDGLSASLKAARRAFVLYKAHLCLVAALLAVALVTVRLTGDAAVLDWMALEHLARDPVDGWLRVATLSYLPTYGDILPMYVVFIGGLALLGPLIVRQPAAALLLSVLLWLVAGRYGLAPAGRPDGEAWFFNPFCWQLLFVLGFVLGQRARRGTPLPRHPLLAAAAAAMVLYAFLAVSPWQRFGYAPGFVLFDPDLLPPHGKSMLEIGRLLHFLALAYLCAWAIPPQARWLGRGPAALFLLMGRHSLPVFSVGIVLSTVWTVLVVTTPTTPGLEIVFALSGLPILIAVALMQELDARQAAEAAQAGPGTTGPGPALPTPAGQRVTGRAAVA
- the serB gene encoding phosphoserine phosphatase SerB produces the protein MTHVLTLVSSPTEPALDDVAARAARTALQDLGASASPPDWLAPGVACDIGFDGLDADQAQAAAAQALSGLPLDVIAQPVEGRRKAVLVADMESTIIRQEMLDELGELVGARDRIAAITQRAMNGEIDFRGALRERVALLAGLPAGVLADMIGRITLMPGAAALVTTLHRNGVYCALVSGGFKVFTDHVRDLLGFDEDQANDLEVADGKLTGRPVEPILDKDAKLQALTRVATARRVPLSATLTVGDGANDLPMLQASGLGIAFHAKPAVAAQARARVDHGDLTALLFAQGYRSTEIAGR